Part of the Chloroflexota bacterium genome, ACGACGCTCCAATCCCAATATGCGGTGCTGCTCAAAAGCGCACAAGACGTACGGCTTGCCGCGTCGCGCTATACCGATTCGGTCAGCATTTCCTCGCCCGCCAAACTGCCGCTCGCGCCGGTACGCCCGCGCACCTCGATGAACATGTTGATCGGTCTCGCGATTGGCGCATTGCTGGGTCTCGGGCTTGCGTTCCTCGTCGAGTACCTCGACGACTCGGTCAAGAACTCGGACGACGTGTCGCGCGTACTCGAACTCGGTACGCTCGGCACTGTAGTACGTTTTCCCAAAGGCACCAAGAGTCCCCTCGTCGCCGTAGACGCGCCGCGCGCGCCCTACGTCGAAGCGTATCGGAACCTCCGCACCAATTTGCAATTCTCGTTCGCGGTGGATGCGGCGGCGACGCTCGTCGTCACGAGCGCGGAACCGGGCGAAGGCAAGAGCACGACGATCGCGAACCTCGCGGTCGTGATGGCGCAGATGGGCAAGCGCGTGATGCTGGTGGATACCGACTTGCGCCGCCCAACCCAGCATCTCCTCTTCGGCATCCCGGCAGAACCGGGGCTGACCGATGTGTTCCTCGGCGAGCAAACGCTCGATCAGGTGGTGCGCGCGACCCAGGTACCTGGCTTGCATCTGCTCGCCAGCGGTCGCCTGCCGCCCAACCCTGCCGAATTGCTCGCCTCGACGTGGATGGACCATTTTATCGCGCTGTTGAAAGAACGATACGACATTGTGCTGTTCGACTCGCCGCCGATTCTGCCGGTGACGGACGCGATCCTCCTCGCGTCGAAAACCAAACATCTCGCGTGGATCATTTCCGCCGGCAAAACGCGCACCGAAACACTGCGCCGCGCGCGTGAAGCGCTCGCACAGGTGGACGCCAAAATCTTGGGCGTCGTATTGAATCGCGTGACCGGCGGCAGCGGATACGGTTACTATTACTATTACTATTACTCCAAAGACGGCGGAAAGAAAAAGCACGCCCATGCGGAGGGACTGCCCGTCACTCCGTCGGTGCTCATCTCTGGGAATGGGAACGGTAAAGGGAAAGCGACTGAACTACAAGCGCCACCGGAAAAACTGGGTTAAAAAAGCGAGACAAGTTGGAAACTTGTCCTACAAATTCGGAAGACCATCCAGAACGCGGCGACATGGTGGCACGGCGAGAGGGTTGCTCGGTCTCTCCATCTTGCCGGATCTCCCTGTCGCCTTTTATGGGAGTGACGCGTGGAGTTAAAACGATATCTTGTGCTACTACGGCGCTGGTTATGGCTCATTGTCGCCGGCGCGATCGTCGGCGGCGCGTTGGGGTACGGCTATAGTCTCTTTAGTACGCGGATCTATCGCTCCACCTTGATTCTCCAAATCAATCAAGGCACGGATCCTTTGCGCGATCCGTACAACTCGATCCTGACGAGCCAACGTCTTGCGGCGACCGGCGTCGAACAATTGCGTTCCCGCGTCGTCCTCGAGCAAGTCATTCGCGACCTGGACTTGTCGTACACGTTGAACCGGTTGAGCGACAACACCGCGGTGCAAGCGGTTCGCGACACCAACCTGATTCGCGTCGCGGTCGAGGACCCCGACCCAGCGCGCGCCCAGGCGATCACGAATCAGATCGCCAAGGTATTCATTGACAAATTGAGCGCGTTCCAACAAGCCGGCTTTCGCACCGCGCAAGAAGATTTAGAGCGCCAAGTCGCCGAAGCGCGCAAGAAAATTGACGAGACGCAAAAAGCGCTCGCCCCGCTCGGCGACGCGAACGATCCCAAGGCGCTGTCCGCGCCCGAATTCGTCCGCACCGAACGCATGCGCCTACAGCTGGAATTGACAACTCTGCAATCGCAGTATTCGGTGCTCCTCAAGAGCGTGCAGGACTATCGGCTCGCCGCGTCGCGCAACATTGATCCGATCACCATCTTTGCGCCCGCCGACTTGAACACCGAGCCGGTCCGCCCGCGCATTTCGACGAACACGCTAATCGGGTTAGCCATTGGCATGTTTCTCGGTCTCGGACTCGCGTTCCTCTTCGAGTATCTCGACGATTCGATCAAGACGTCGGACGACGTGGCGCGCGTGCTCGAATTGAGCGTCCTCGGCAATGTGGTGCGTTTCCCGAAAGGCGCGAAGGGACCGCTCGTCGCGGTGGATGCCCCGCGCGCGCCGTACGTCGAAGCGTACCGCAATCTCCGAACCAATTTGCAGTTTTCGTTCGCGGTGGATGCGACCGCGGCGCTCGTCGTGACGAGCGCGGAACCGGGCGAAGGCAAGAGCACGACGATCGCGAATCTCGCCGCCGTCCTCGCCCAAGCCGAGCGGCGCGTCATCCTGGTGGACACCGATTTACGGCGCCCGACCCAACATCAGATTTTCAACCTGCCCGCCGAGCCAGGGCTGACCGACGTATTTCTGAACGAGCACGCGCTCGACCACGCGGTTCGCGAGACCGCGATTCCAGGATTGTATTTGCTCGCCGCTGGCAAGATTCCGCCGAATCCAGCCGAGTTGATCGCGTCGCCGTGGATGGACCAGTTGATCGTGAAACTCAAAGAGCAGTACGACATTGTGCTGTTCGATTCGCCACCCATTCTGCCGGTAACCGATTCGATCTTGCTCGCGGCAAAAACCAAGCATTTGCTCTGGGTTATTTCCGCTGGCAAAACGCGCACCGACACACTCCGCCGCGCGCGCGAAGGGTTGGGGCAAGTGGACGCCAAGATCGTCGGCGTCGTATTGAATCGCGTCGCGGCAGGCAGCGGCTATGGCTCGTACTATTATCACTATTATTCCCAGGACGGCACGCGCAAGCCATCCAAGTCGTCGGCGCTGTCTCCGAACCGCGCGCATCGTTCGGGCAACGGCAAGGAACCCGTTGCGACGTTTGAAGCGCCGCCGGAAGCATTATCCAAATGATAAAACGCAGTAGCGTAAAAGTCGCTTTGTCATCCTGAGCGAAGCGAAGGATCGCCCAAGCAACTTGCGAGATTCTTCGTCGCTTGCTTGAATTCACTTTGCTACGCGATTTCAAGAGCCGCTCCTCAGAATGACAAAAAGTGAGTTTTGCGGTATTGCGATAAAACCTTCGCCAATTGCAGCCGGCAAACGGCGATAGAATCCAGGTTTCTCCCCTACGGGGAAACCTGGATTCTGGTGAAGGCATCCAAATGAGGTGAGGGATTGAATTCGGTAAAAATCTGTCTAGCTAAAATTTTGAGCGTGTGCATGTTGTTCGTCATCGGGTTGGGCATCGCCGCGTGCGATGGCACACCCGCGCCGCGCGCGATCCCAACGTTTGCGCCACGTCCAACGACGACGCCGACCTTGCCCGCCGCCAAGGGCGGCATCGTCAAGGTCGCCCGCGGCAATCTCATGCAAACGATTGGCGCGCGCGGGCGCGTCAGTTCGGTCCGCGAGTCATTTCTCTTTTTCAACATCAGCGGGGTCGTCAGCAATCTCAACGTCGCCGCAGGCGATCAGGTCAAGCAAGGCGCGCCGATCGCGCAGTTGGACGCGTTCCAACTCGAACAGGATTTGAACCTCGCCAATTACGAAACTGCTAGAACCGATCTTCTCTTGAAACAAGCACACGCGCGACTTGTGTCTTACGATTTCAAGATTGAAACTACGAGTACCCTCTACACGCGCACGCTCGATTTACGCAACCAGACATTTCAAATCTACAAGCTCAAAGCACCTATGCCTTCTGACCACATACGCGCGATTGATGAATATACCAAGTATCAACAAGCCGAAGAGGCTTTCATGCGCGCCGCAGCTGAACTCAATTCGCTCAAGACGGAAAAGCAGATCACCGCGCTCGATGTAGATCTGTATACAAAACTGCACCTGTATCATCAAAAGCGCGCTGAATCTTTGCAGTCACGCTTGAATGGCGCAAAACTCGTCGCGCCGCTCAACGGCTTGGTCATCTCGATTGACAAAAATGTTGGCGACGCGGTGACCGCATTCGAACCGATTGGCGCGATTGCCGATCCATCGCAGTTGCAAGTTGAAGTGAGCGTGCCGGAGACGGACATTCCATCGGTGTCGCTGAACCAAGCCGTGCGCATCGTGCTCGATGGTTTTCCGAACAATTCGTTCGCCGGCAAAGTCAAGGAGATCGCGTCGCGCGCCTCCATCTTTCAGGGTAAGAACGTGTATCGCGTCCTGATCGCGTTCGATAATCAGACCCAGGTTCCCGCGACGTTACGCACCGGCGCGGATGTCGCGTTCGTGCTGCAAGCGAAAGATGACGTGCTCCTTGTGCCGACGAATGCGATTCAAACCGACGGGTTAACCCGGTACGTGAACGTCTTGCGCGAGGGCAAGGTCGAACGCGTCCCGGTCGAGATCGGCGCCAACGGCAGCACGCAAACGGAAATCGTCTCCGGCTTGAACGAAGGCGAACAGGTCTTGATTCCATAACCGCCCACGGAAATTAACGGGGCGCGGACAAACGCGGATGAATGCGGAAAAAATCGCGAAGCATCCGCGTTTGTCCGCGTTTACATGTGTTCGAGATTATGCGCACACGAGTAATGAATTGATGCGACTCTTCACCTGGCTTGATCGCTGGCACTGGGTCATCCTCGCGCTCGCCGCGCCGCTCCTCTTGTTCCCTTCGCCGTCGCGTTCGTTCGCGATGCTCGTCGTGCCGGGCTTGTGGCTAGGCGGCATGCTCGCGCGGCGTAGACCGTTGCGCCGCACCCCGCTCAACCTCGCCTTGCTCATCCTCGCGCTGATGGTGCTCGTCAGTCTGTACGCCACGTACGACATCGCGCAAAGTCTGTCGAAAATCGCCGGGATGGTGCTCGCGTTCGGCGTGTACTTTGTCATGGCGCGCAAGGCGCGGCGCTTTATCGGCTGGTGGGCGAGCGCACTCGTCTTTGCCGCGACGAGTCTCGGCATCGCCGTGTTCGCGCTCGTCAGCGTGCAGTGGGGCGCGAAATTGCCGATCATCGGATCGCTCGTCGCGCGTTTGACGCCGCGCATCGTCGGCTTGCCCGGCGCGGAGAGCGGCGTCTCCGCAAACGAACTTGCCGGCGCGCTCGTGTGGAGCATTCCGTTGTTTGTCGCGTTAACGCTTGCGCTGTGCACGCGTCGCGCCGCGGTGCGCGAGATGCTCGGCAATTTCCGCACGTGGTTCGCGCTGCTCGCGCTCGGCGGCGCGACGCTGTTCACGCTCGCGATTCTCGTGCTCACGCAATCGCGCGGCGGATACCTGGGTCTCGCCGTCGGTCTCGCCGCGATGGGATTTGTCGTAGCATCGTCGCGCTGGCGCGCGGTGATGCTTGCCGGCGGGATCGTCATTTTGATCGCGGGAATCATTTGGCTGCGCGCGGATGTGACCGCGACGCCAGATGAAACCGCCTCTGCGCTCTCCGCCGAATCGGTTGTGAGCACCTGGGACGGTCGCACCGAAGTCTGGTCGCGCGCGATCTATGGCATTCAAGATTTTCCATTCACCGGGATGGGCATGAATACCTTCCGTCGCGTCGTCCACGTGCTCTACCCGCTTTTTCTCGTCGGTCCCGATTTCGATCTCGCGCACGCGCACAACGAGTTTCTCCAAGCCGCACTCGATCTCGGCGTCCCAGGATTGATCGCGTTCCTCGCGTTGTATCTCGGCGCGGGCGCGATGCTGTGGATGATCTGGTCACACGCCGGCGCGACGTTGCCGGATGCGCGCGTGCTCCGCGCGGTCGTCCTCGGACTCGGCGCGGGATTGCTCGCGCACGCAGTCTACGGCATGACCGACGCGGTGACGCTCGGCTCCAAGCCCGGCGTGTTGTTTTGGATGATGCTGGGATTGATCGCGGGCTTGTATCAACAAATGACGCGCGACCGATTAGGTCGCTGGTACGACTGGTTCGGCAACGCGCGTGCTGTACCGCCATCCAGCCCGGAATCGTTGCGATGATCGAGTGGCTCGGCGTGTTTGCGGCGGCGATGTGGATCGGCGGACTCGCGTGGCTATTGACCGTCCTGGGATTTGCGCGCACGTTCCGCGACAAGACCACTCGCCAAGTCCTGGGTGAACCTGAGTATCGCCTCGCGACTACCAGCGGCATTCTCCTCTTTACCGTCGGCATGGCGCTCGGCGTGAACACGTGGTACGAGCGCGCGGGCTGGATCGTGGTCGCGCTCTTGACGATCTGGGACGGCATCACCGTATGGCAAGCGATGCGTAAATCGTAGGACAAGTTTCCAACTTGTCCTATATTTTTTGGCGAGGCAATTTGGAAAATCGCCCTACGAGTAGACAAATATGACCACACGCAAACTATGGCAACGCGCGCACGCACCGGCGCTCTGGATCGAAGTCCTCATCACGCTCCTCGGCGTCGCGAGCATCGTCTTCGCGCTCAGTGTCTACCCGCAAGCGTTCCCGTCCGCCGCGCTCGACCTCACGCTCTCGCGCGATGAGGTCGCCCAGCGCGCGCAAACGTACGTCGCCGCGCACGGTTACGCGCTCGACGGGTACGAGTTCGCGCTCACGTTCAACGAAGACACGGGCGCGTCGTATTTTTTGCAGCGCACGCTCGGCGTCGCGGAAACGAATCGCCGCGCGCGCGCGGACAAGTTGCCGCTGTGGTATTGGCGCGCGCGTTGGTTCAAGCCGTTGCAAAAAGAAGAATTCATCGCGCGCCTCGCGCCGGACGGTACGGTGCTCGCGTTCGAACATCAAGTGCTGGAGAACGCGCCGGGCGCAAAACTCGCGCTCGCGCAAGCGCGCGACATCGCGGAAAAATTTTTGCGCGAGGATCGCCAATGGGATTTGGCGGATTGGGAGAACGTCGCCGCTTCGAGCGAGGAACGCCCGGGCGGACGCGCCGATCATCACCTCGAATGGAAGCGCCGCGATTTTTCCGCCGGCGCCGGCGAACTGCGCGTGACCGTAGACGTGCAAGGCGACCGCGTAGGATTTTACAGCTACTGGCTCAAGTCGCCTGAATCGTTCACGCGGCAATTTGAAGAGGGACAGAATCGCGCGGGCTTTTGGGGCACGCTCAGTTATCTGCTCGGCTTTTTCGGGATCGGCATTTTCAGTATCGGCGCGTTCCTCGCGGCGAGCCAACGCGGTTGGCGCATTGATCGGCTATGCAAGGGCGTGATGATCGCGGTCGGGATCATCAGCGCATTGACCGTGCTGAACACACTCCCCCTCGCCAAAGCGTCGTACGCGACGACCGAGGATTACACACTCTACTGGGTGATGCGCGTGATCGGCGCGGGGCTGTTGATGGTGTTTAGCGCGACGCTCGTCGGCGCGCTGTGGACCGGCGGACGCATTCTCAGCCGCCAAGTCTGGCGCTACCAGGACAAGATTCTGCCGCGCGGCGACGACCGCTGGATCATTCTCGCGCGGTCGAGTTGGCGCGGCTTGATGCTGGGTTGCTTGAT contains:
- a CDS encoding polysaccharide biosynthesis tyrosine autokinase — translated: MELKRYLVLLRRWLWLIVAGAIVGGALGYGYSLFSTRIYRSTLILQINQGTDPLRDPYNSILTSQRLAATGVEQLRSRVVLEQVIRDLDLSYTLNRLSDNTAVQAVRDTNLIRVAVEDPDPARAQAITNQIAKVFIDKLSAFQQAGFRTAQEDLERQVAEARKKIDETQKALAPLGDANDPKALSAPEFVRTERMRLQLELTTLQSQYSVLLKSVQDYRLAASRNIDPITIFAPADLNTEPVRPRISTNTLIGLAIGMFLGLGLAFLFEYLDDSIKTSDDVARVLELSVLGNVVRFPKGAKGPLVAVDAPRAPYVEAYRNLRTNLQFSFAVDATAALVVTSAEPGEGKSTTIANLAAVLAQAERRVILVDTDLRRPTQHQIFNLPAEPGLTDVFLNEHALDHAVRETAIPGLYLLAAGKIPPNPAELIASPWMDQLIVKLKEQYDIVLFDSPPILPVTDSILLAAKTKHLLWVISAGKTRTDTLRRAREGLGQVDAKIVGVVLNRVAAGSGYGSYYYHYYSQDGTRKPSKSSALSPNRAHRSGNGKEPVATFEAPPEALSK
- a CDS encoding efflux RND transporter periplasmic adaptor subunit, producing MNSVKICLAKILSVCMLFVIGLGIAACDGTPAPRAIPTFAPRPTTTPTLPAAKGGIVKVARGNLMQTIGARGRVSSVRESFLFFNISGVVSNLNVAAGDQVKQGAPIAQLDAFQLEQDLNLANYETARTDLLLKQAHARLVSYDFKIETTSTLYTRTLDLRNQTFQIYKLKAPMPSDHIRAIDEYTKYQQAEEAFMRAAAELNSLKTEKQITALDVDLYTKLHLYHQKRAESLQSRLNGAKLVAPLNGLVISIDKNVGDAVTAFEPIGAIADPSQLQVEVSVPETDIPSVSLNQAVRIVLDGFPNNSFAGKVKEIASRASIFQGKNVYRVLIAFDNQTQVPATLRTGADVAFVLQAKDDVLLVPTNAIQTDGLTRYVNVLREGKVERVPVEIGANGSTQTEIVSGLNEGEQVLIP
- a CDS encoding polysaccharide biosynthesis tyrosine autokinase, with the protein product MELRYYLRLLRKWIWLAILGGILGAALGFGYSAITVPVYQSTVTLLISQGTDPLRDPYYSMITSQRAAITYVEQLKSPEVLEQVARELNIATLAGGLPASVSVQNVRDTQLIRVSVEDTDPARAQAIANQIARVFNDQLNTFQMERYRIVQEDMDRQVAEARKKIDETQKALAPLGDANDPRSLAAPEFVRTERQRLQLELTTLQSQYAVLLKSAQDVRLAASRYTDSVSISSPAKLPLAPVRPRTSMNMLIGLAIGALLGLGLAFLVEYLDDSVKNSDDVSRVLELGTLGTVVRFPKGTKSPLVAVDAPRAPYVEAYRNLRTNLQFSFAVDAAATLVVTSAEPGEGKSTTIANLAVVMAQMGKRVMLVDTDLRRPTQHLLFGIPAEPGLTDVFLGEQTLDQVVRATQVPGLHLLASGRLPPNPAELLASTWMDHFIALLKERYDIVLFDSPPILPVTDAILLASKTKHLAWIISAGKTRTETLRRAREALAQVDAKILGVVLNRVTGGSGYGYYYYYYYSKDGGKKKHAHAEGLPVTPSVLISGNGNGKGKATELQAPPEKLG
- a CDS encoding O-antigen ligase family protein, producing the protein MRLFTWLDRWHWVILALAAPLLLFPSPSRSFAMLVVPGLWLGGMLARRRPLRRTPLNLALLILALMVLVSLYATYDIAQSLSKIAGMVLAFGVYFVMARKARRFIGWWASALVFAATSLGIAVFALVSVQWGAKLPIIGSLVARLTPRIVGLPGAESGVSANELAGALVWSIPLFVALTLALCTRRAAVREMLGNFRTWFALLALGGATLFTLAILVLTQSRGGYLGLAVGLAAMGFVVASSRWRAVMLAGGIVILIAGIIWLRADVTATPDETASALSAESVVSTWDGRTEVWSRAIYGIQDFPFTGMGMNTFRRVVHVLYPLFLVGPDFDLAHAHNEFLQAALDLGVPGLIAFLALYLGAGAMLWMIWSHAGATLPDARVLRAVVLGLGAGLLAHAVYGMTDAVTLGSKPGVLFWMMLGLIAGLYQQMTRDRLGRWYDWFGNARAVPPSSPESLR
- a CDS encoding GNAT family N-acetyltransferase; protein product: MTTRKLWQRAHAPALWIEVLITLLGVASIVFALSVYPQAFPSAALDLTLSRDEVAQRAQTYVAAHGYALDGYEFALTFNEDTGASYFLQRTLGVAETNRRARADKLPLWYWRARWFKPLQKEEFIARLAPDGTVLAFEHQVLENAPGAKLALAQARDIAEKFLREDRQWDLADWENVAASSEERPGGRADHHLEWKRRDFSAGAGELRVTVDVQGDRVGFYSYWLKSPESFTRQFEEGQNRAGFWGTLSYLLGFFGIGIFSIGAFLAASQRGWRIDRLCKGVMIAVGIISALTVLNTLPLAKASYATTEDYTLYWVMRVIGAGLLMVFSATLVGALWTGGRILSRQVWRYQDKILPRGDDRWIILARSSWRGLMLGCLMAGYVVLFYFIATQWFGSWTPLEADYSDLYATPAPFLAALYIGLIPATTEELLFRVAGIPLVLLITRRRVLALLIPGALWAFAHLGYVTDPFYLRGIELTIGAFFLEGLFFYHFDATTTMVAHFAYNAGLTALPLLRSSDPYFVASGLIVIAIMLAPIAPGALRALWRVARGKRTRASQMSVAPATTDDLAALAQFEDATRKWEDALADATQVVLCLRADAHVIGAGIAQMDEHNIARVVAVHIAPAWRRRYWATVLVDELAATMKARGATQIQATSFVADKPATAFWASQNWFVGAFTFASDLAPQPPKNLRERFARHFATLRVMLGM